Proteins encoded together in one Lathyrus oleraceus cultivar Zhongwan6 chromosome 5, CAAS_Psat_ZW6_1.0, whole genome shotgun sequence window:
- the LOC127086622 gene encoding transcription factor TGA9 isoform X2, translated as MFPSWPMRFHQTSIGGNKSGGESSDSALSSKNENPFEEESPLSCKKGTSFSSDKNNNNHNQIFDEQNPQLQQQQKMVANDGMRTTSSSQNQSAEAGKEKKKGGGSTSDKPLDAKTLRRLAQNREAARKSRLRKKAYVQQLESSRLKLTQLEQDLQRARSQGMFMDWNGGVGGNISSGGAMFDMEYGRWLEDDNRLLTELRNGLQTALTENEMRVMVDGYLCHYDQIFRVKGITAKTDVFHLINGMWTSQAERCFLWIGGFRPSEMITMLIQQLEPLAEQQIMGMYGLRHSTQQAEEALSQGLDQLQQSLVDTIAGGPLVDGVQQMVVAMGKLSNLEGFLRQADYLRQQTLHQLCRLLTLRQAARSFLVIGEYYGRLRALSSLWASRPRETMMSDDNSCQTTTDMQMVQPSQDHFSSF; from the exons ATGTTCCCTTCTTGGCCAATGAGATTCCATCAAACCTCAATA GGAGGAAACAAATCAGGAGGGGAAAGTAGTGATTCAGCACTATCAAGCAAAAATGAGAATCCTTTTGAAGAAGAATCACCATTAAGTTGTAAAAAAGGAACTTCATTTTCATCtgataaaaataataataatcataatCAGATTTTCGATGAACAGAATCCTCAGCTACAACAACAACAGAAGATGGTAGCAAATGATGGTATGAGAACAACCTCTTCATCACAGAATCAATCAGCAGAAGCAGGGAAAGAAAAG AAAAAGGGAGGTGGTTCCACATCAGATAAGCCACTTGATGCAAAG ACATTGAGACGTTTAGCACAAAACAGGGAAGCTGCAAGGAAAAGTCGTCTTAGGAAAAAG GCGTATGTTCAGCAACTAGAGTCAAGTAGATTAAAGCTTACACAATTGGAACAAGACCTTCAAAGAGCACGATCTCAG GGTATGTTCATGGATTGGAATGGTGGTGTTGGTGGCAATATTAGCTCTG GAGGTGCAATGTTTGACATGGAATATGGAAGATGGTTAGAAGATGACAACCGTTTATTAACGGAGTTAAGAAACGGATTACAAACGGCTTTAACAGAAAATGAAATGAGAGTAATGGTGGATGGGTATTTATGTCATTATGATCAAATATTTAGAGTGAAAGGAATCACTGCAAAAACAGATGTGTTTCATCTTATCAATGGCATGTGGACTTCTCAAGCTGAACGTTGCTTCCTTTGGATTGGTGGCTTTAGACCCTCCGAAATGATCACG ATGTTGATTCAACAATTGGAACCACTAGCTGAGCAGCAAATAATGGGAATGTATGGACTGAGACATTCTACACAGCAAGCAGAGGAAGCTCTCTCTCAAGGACTTGATCAGTTGCAACAATCTCTTGTTGACACCATTGCTGGAGGACCACTTGTTGACGGTGTTCAACAAATGGTCGTCGCCATGGGCAAGCTCTCTAACCTCGAAGGATTTCTTCGTCAG GCTGATTATTTGAGGCAACAAACTCTTCACCAACTTTGTCGATTACTTACACTTCGTCAAGCTGCGCGTTCTTTTCTTGTTATCGGAGAATATTACGGTCGACTTCGAGCTCTTAGTTCTCTTTGGGCATCAAGACCACGAGA GACCATGATGAGTGATGATAACTCATGCCAAACAACCACAGACATGCAAATGGTTCAACCTTCTCAGGATCATTTCTCAAGTTTCTGA
- the LOC127086622 gene encoding transcription factor TGA9 isoform X1, protein MDSTQHHQHVPYGVHHRINNSSSSLMNEGSGFDFGELEEAIVLQGVKSRNDETKASFFTARPSATLEMFPSWPMRFHQTSIGGNKSGGESSDSALSSKNENPFEEESPLSCKKGTSFSSDKNNNNHNQIFDEQNPQLQQQQKMVANDGMRTTSSSQNQSAEAGKEKKKGGGSTSDKPLDAKTLRRLAQNREAARKSRLRKKAYVQQLESSRLKLTQLEQDLQRARSQGMFMDWNGGVGGNISSGGAMFDMEYGRWLEDDNRLLTELRNGLQTALTENEMRVMVDGYLCHYDQIFRVKGITAKTDVFHLINGMWTSQAERCFLWIGGFRPSEMITMLIQQLEPLAEQQIMGMYGLRHSTQQAEEALSQGLDQLQQSLVDTIAGGPLVDGVQQMVVAMGKLSNLEGFLRQADYLRQQTLHQLCRLLTLRQAARSFLVIGEYYGRLRALSSLWASRPRETMMSDDNSCQTTTDMQMVQPSQDHFSSF, encoded by the exons ATGGATTCAACTCAACATCATCAACATGTCCCTTATGGAGTTCATCATAGGATTAACAACTCTTCATCAAGCTTAAT gaatgAAGGATCTGGTTTTGATTTTGGGGAGCTAGAAGAAGCAATAGTTCTGCAAGGAGTTAAGAGTAGAAATGATGAAACAAAAGCAT CTTTTTTCACAGCCAGACCTTCTGCTACACTGGAAATGTTCCCTTCTTGGCCAATGAGATTCCATCAAACCTCAATA GGAGGAAACAAATCAGGAGGGGAAAGTAGTGATTCAGCACTATCAAGCAAAAATGAGAATCCTTTTGAAGAAGAATCACCATTAAGTTGTAAAAAAGGAACTTCATTTTCATCtgataaaaataataataatcataatCAGATTTTCGATGAACAGAATCCTCAGCTACAACAACAACAGAAGATGGTAGCAAATGATGGTATGAGAACAACCTCTTCATCACAGAATCAATCAGCAGAAGCAGGGAAAGAAAAG AAAAAGGGAGGTGGTTCCACATCAGATAAGCCACTTGATGCAAAG ACATTGAGACGTTTAGCACAAAACAGGGAAGCTGCAAGGAAAAGTCGTCTTAGGAAAAAG GCGTATGTTCAGCAACTAGAGTCAAGTAGATTAAAGCTTACACAATTGGAACAAGACCTTCAAAGAGCACGATCTCAG GGTATGTTCATGGATTGGAATGGTGGTGTTGGTGGCAATATTAGCTCTG GAGGTGCAATGTTTGACATGGAATATGGAAGATGGTTAGAAGATGACAACCGTTTATTAACGGAGTTAAGAAACGGATTACAAACGGCTTTAACAGAAAATGAAATGAGAGTAATGGTGGATGGGTATTTATGTCATTATGATCAAATATTTAGAGTGAAAGGAATCACTGCAAAAACAGATGTGTTTCATCTTATCAATGGCATGTGGACTTCTCAAGCTGAACGTTGCTTCCTTTGGATTGGTGGCTTTAGACCCTCCGAAATGATCACG ATGTTGATTCAACAATTGGAACCACTAGCTGAGCAGCAAATAATGGGAATGTATGGACTGAGACATTCTACACAGCAAGCAGAGGAAGCTCTCTCTCAAGGACTTGATCAGTTGCAACAATCTCTTGTTGACACCATTGCTGGAGGACCACTTGTTGACGGTGTTCAACAAATGGTCGTCGCCATGGGCAAGCTCTCTAACCTCGAAGGATTTCTTCGTCAG GCTGATTATTTGAGGCAACAAACTCTTCACCAACTTTGTCGATTACTTACACTTCGTCAAGCTGCGCGTTCTTTTCTTGTTATCGGAGAATATTACGGTCGACTTCGAGCTCTTAGTTCTCTTTGGGCATCAAGACCACGAGA GACCATGATGAGTGATGATAACTCATGCCAAACAACCACAGACATGCAAATGGTTCAACCTTCTCAGGATCATTTCTCAAGTTTCTGA